One stretch of Scyliorhinus canicula chromosome 7, sScyCan1.1, whole genome shotgun sequence DNA includes these proteins:
- the LOC119969257 gene encoding LOW QUALITY PROTEIN: cysteinyl leukotriene receptor 1-like (The sequence of the model RefSeq protein was modified relative to this genomic sequence to represent the inferred CDS: inserted 1 base in 1 codon) — translation MNSTSNPGNGSCENIDNFKTDIFVPTYIIVFIXGFIENVFCIYVFLNLYKKKTEISIVMVNLAIADLLFVCTLPLRVHYYWEDSIWTLPNYLCAFMSYALYLNMYCSIYFMTLMSILRYFAIVHPIKGLKYRRIKYVQITCFAIWMFVGVAASPFLKGQNNQTKCFDLKDMSRKIYSMNLISLVIGCIIPFFIITFCYTVIVKTLLISKAKHHKRRSSLRKAIAMVIVVMVIFLTSFLPYHILRTVYLIITTDTRNISQASCFVQKAVVVTLCGAAINSCLDPLLYYFAAENFRDKLRNIVQITFGGCPTLMNQT, via the exons ATGAATTCCACAAGCAACCCAGGGAATGGCTCATGTGAGAACATTGACAACTTCAAAACTGACATTTTTGTACCAACATACATCATTGTATTTA TTGGGTTTATTGAAAATGTCTTCTGTATATATGTGTTCCTGAACTTATACAAGAAGAAGACTGAAATCAGCATTGTCATGGTGAACTTGGCAATAGCGGATCTGCTCTTTGTGTGCACTTTGCCTTTGCGCGTACATTATTATTGGGAAGACAGCATTTGGACACTTCCAAATTACTTGTGTGCATTCATGTCTTATGCCCTGTACCTCAATATGTACTGCAGCATCTACTTTATGACTCTGATGAGCATATTGCGCTACTTCGCTATAGTGCATCCAATTAAAGGTCTGAAGTATAGGAGAATCAAATATGTGCAAATCACATGCTTTGCAATATGGATGTTTGTTGGAGTAGCGGCCAGTCCTTTTCTAAAAGGTCAAAATAATCAAACAAAATGCTTTGATCTCAAAGATATGAGCAGAAAAATATATTCCATGAATTTAATTTCTCTGGTCATAGGTTGCATTATTCCTTTCTTTATTATCACGTTCTGTTACACAGTCATTGTTAAGACCTTGTTAATCTCAAAGGCAAAACATCACAAGAGAAGGAGCTCCCTCAGAAAAGCGATTGCCATGGTTATTGTTGTAATGGTTATATTTCTTACCAGTTTTCTGCCCTATCACATTCTAAGAACTGTCTACCTTATCATAACAACTGACACCAGAAATATATCCCAAGCCAGCTGTTTTGTTCAGAAAGCTGTGGTGGTTACCCTATGTGGTGCAGCAATCAATTCCTGTTTGGACCCCCTTTTGTATTACTTTGCAGCCGAGAATTTCAGGGACAAGCTAAGAAACATTGTCCAGATcacatttggaggctgtcctacCCTgatgaatcaaacctga